In Terriglobus aquaticus, the genomic window GCAGGCCGAACGCGAGCTGAAGCTGATTGAAAAACTCGGCTTTGAGGGTTACTTTCTCATCGTTCAGGACATCGTGCAGCATTGCAAAACGAACGACATCCTCATCCAGGGTCGCGGCAGCGCGGCGAACTCAGTGGTTTGCTATGCGCTCGAAATTACGGCAATCGATCCCGTAGGCATGAACCTGTTGTTCGAACGGTTCCTGAGCGAAAGCCGCAACGAGTGGCCCGACATCGACCTGGACCTGCCCAGCGGCGACCGTCGTGAGCAGGCAATCCGGCACGTATACGACACCTACGGCGAACTGGGCGCAGCCATGACTGCCAACGTGATCACCTATCGCGGCAAGAGCGCGGCACGCGAGGTGGGCAAGGCACTTGGCTTTGACGAAGAAACACTGGGCCGCCTGAGCGGTCTAATCGGCCAGTGGGAATGGCGCCGCAAGGACGAGACGCTGGGTGACAACTTCCGGCACGCCGGCTTTGACCTGCAGCACTGGCGCATCGCGAAGTATGTGGAACTGTGCGAGCGCCTGCAGGACCTGCCACGGCACCTGGGCCAGCACTCCGGCGGCATGGTCATCTGCAAAGGCCACCTGAACCGCTTCGTTCCGCTGGAGCGCGCCAGCATGGCGGGCCGCAGCGTTGTGCAGTGGGACAAGGAAGATTGCGGCAACCTGGGCCTGATCAAAATCGATCTCCTGGGCCTGGGCATGATGGCCGTAATGAAGGATTGCCTCACGCTTATCCCCGAGCACTACGGCCACAAAGTCGACCTGGCGCAACTGCCGCCAGACGATTCCGAAGAGATGAAGCCGGTGTGGGAGACGCTGTGCAAGGCCGACACCGTCGGCATGTTCCAGGTGGAAAGCCGCGCGCAGATGGCATCGCTGCCGCGCAACCGGCCAACGAGGTTCTACGACATCGTCGTGCAGGTCGCCATCATTCGGCCTGGCCCCATCGTCGGCAAGATGATGCACCCCTACATGCGCCGCCGCCAGAAGCGCGAAGAGGTTAGCTATCCATGCGAAGAACTGAAGCCCGTGCTGGAACGCACGCTCGGCGTTCCGCTGTTTCAGGAACAATTACTGCGCATGGCCATGGTCGTCGGTGACTTCAGCGGTGCCGAGGCCGAAGAGCTGCGCAAAGCCGTTGGCATGCGCCGCAGTTGGGAGCGCCTGGGCGAACTAATGGCCAAGCTGCGCGAAGGCATGACGCGGCGCAACCTGCCCGAGCACACTCAGGAGGCGATCGTAGGCAGCATTCAGGGCTTCGCGCTGTACGGCTTTCCGGAATCGCACGCCGCCAGCTTTGCGCTGATCGCGTTTGCGTCGGCGTACTTCAAGGTGAAGTACCTGGCCGCGTTCACCTGCGCCATGCTCAACAACCAGCCCATGGGCTTCTATACGCCGGCTGTATTGGTGAAGGATGCGCAGCGCCACGGCCTGCGCGTGAAGCACGTCGACATTCAACGCAGCGAAGTTGCCTGCACGGTGGAGCACGAGCCTTGCGGTTCGCTCTCGCTGCGACTCGGCTTCAACTACGTGCGCAGCATGAAGGCGACGGTGGCGCAGGCGATTGTCGAAGAGCGCGACCGCAACGGTCTGTTCGGCACAACGCACGATCTTGCCATGCGCGTGCCTGCGTTACGGCGCAGCGACCTTGCACAGCTAGGCCGCATTGGCGCATTGAACTCACTGGAAGGTGTGGGGCATCGTCGTGATGCACTGTGGCAGGTGGAGCAGTGCGGCCGTCCCGCCGGACCGCTGCTGCAGCACCTGGAAGGCGACACTGAAACTTCTCCCTTGCTGCAGATGCGTACTGACGAGCGGCTGGTGGCGGACTACGGCGGCACCGGACTGACCACCGATCACCACCCCATGGCCTACCGCCGCGCGGAGCTGCGCAGCATGGGCATCCTCTCCGCGCGCGACCTGAAGAGCCGCCATACCGGCGAGTACGTAACCGCTGCCGGATGCGTGATCGCCCGGCAACGCCCCGGCACCGCGCTCGGCTTCATCTTTCTATCCATGGAAGACGAGACCGGCATCAGCAACGTGATAGTGCACCCGGATCTGTACGAGCGCGAACGCGTGACCGTAACGCAGGGCAAGTTCCTGCGCGTATGGGGCAAGCTGCAAAACACCGACAGCGTCGTCCACGTGAAAGCCGAGACGATCGAAGTGCTGCAAACCGCGCCCATGGCCGTGCGCTCGCACGATTTCCACTAGCGGCTTAGGTCTGCAACAAACGGCTTGTTTGTAAGGCTGGTGGCCAGAGACGGGATCGAACCGCTGCGCTGCGCGTGTACTAAAAGTGAGTGGTGGCCAGAGACGGGATCGAACCGCCGACGCCGGCCTTTTCAGGGCCGCGCTCTACCACTGAGCTATCTGGCCATGGTGCTTCACGAGAGGTGAATCCCATAGAGGCTGCCGCCGGGCGGCGCAGCCGGTTGCGGTCCTGGCGAGGATCAGCAACCTGAGTAGTATACCGAAAACTTGGGGCCGGTCACGTCGTACTCTGAAGAGACCCCACATAGAGCTTCTTTGGACGGACGCCCATGCACTTCCCTTCGTATCTCCTGCTGCGCCGCGCCTTGCTGGCCACGGCACTCGTGGTTGCCGGTTGCACCGCTACCGATCCACTCGCGCAGGCGCCGGCCGTCTCCGCGCGCGAGGCCCGGGTGGCCCAGCGCCTGGAGGCCGCGCGCAACTCGCCACCTGCGCTTCGGGCCATGCTCACCGCCTTTCCAAAGGGCGGCGATCTTCACATGCATCTCTCCGGCGCGGTGTATGCCGAGACCTTCATCCACGAAGCAGCTGCAGAGAACCTGTGCGCCGACCCCGTCAAGCTGCTGCTTCTGCCCAACATCGGAACGACCAAGTCGATTCCACCCAGGCCGGTCTGCGCGGAAGGCACAGTCCCCGCGGCAAACGCGCTGACCAACCAGAAGCTCTATGACGCCCTGATCGACAGCTTCAGCATGCGGACGTTTGTGCCAACCTCTGGCACCAGCGGCCACGACCAGTTCTTTGCCACCTTTCCGCGCTTCAGCGGCCTGAGCAAGCACAACCTTCCGGAATGGCTGGATGAAGTAGCAACCCGTGCGGCCGCGCAAAACGAGCAGTATCTGGAGATCATGCACACGCCCGACGTGGTGCCCGTGGCCAGGCTGGCCGCCGGTGCCACGCTCGACCCGGCAAATCCCGAGCCGTTCTACCAGTACCTGCTGGCCCACGGCATCCGCGATCTGGCGAAGCAGGCGACGGACGAAATGCAGAGCGCAATGCAAGCTCGCCGCGAACGCGAGCACTGCGACACTGCACAGGCGCAGCCTGCGTGCCAGGTACAGATCCGGATGCTGTACCAGGTGCTGCGTGCCTTGCCGCTGCCGACCGTCTTCGCGCAAAGCGTCATGGCATACGAGATGGGCACCGCCGCGGCGAACGATCCCAACTACGTGGGCCTGAACTACGTGCAGCCGGAGGACACGCTGGCCAGCATGAGCCAGTATTCGGCGGAGATGCATCTGCTGCAATTCCTGCAGAGCAAGTACAAGACTCAGCCGCGGCACGCTCGCCTGAGCCTGCACGCAGGCGAACTGACCCTGGGCCTGGTGCCTCCCGACGGCCTGCGCTTCCACATTCGCGAGGCGATCGAGATTGCCGGAGCCGAACGCATCGGCCACGGGGACGACGTGGCCTACGAAACGGACGCGCCCGCTCTGCTGCGAGAGATGGCCGCGAAACACGTCTCCGTCGAGATCAATCTCAGTTCCAACGACGGCATCCTCGGCATTCGGGGCGCCGACCACCCGCTCGCCATCTACCGTGCCGCTGGCGTCCCGTTTCATCTTTCGACCGATGATGAAGGCGTCTCCCGCATCGACCTGACTAACGAATACGTGCGCGCCGTAACCGACCAGCACCTGACTTATTCCGCGCTGAAGCAGAGCGCACGCGCCTCGCTGGAGCACAGCTTTTTGCATGGGGACAGCTTGTGGTCCGCCCCTGACCGCTTCACGGCCACGCGAAGCGGATGCCCCCTGCCCGCGCGGAGCACGGACGTGCCGGGCAGCACCTGTCAGACGCTCTTTCACAGCAGCGACAAGGCGCTGCAGCAGTGGGAACTCGAACGCCGCTTCATCGCCTTTGAAGAGAGCACACTCGCTCAGCCCGCAGCCTACAATGGGCTCGCATCCACATCCCGCGCGCAGGGCTCGCAGAGTGGGCGCAATCCATCTGAGGCTTTCTGATGAAGCGTGTTCTCTCGATCCTCGGCCAGTCCGTCCTCTTCTTTCTCACCGCGATCGCGGGCATGCTGTGGCGCCCGTTTCACGTAACCCATGTGATCGCGCAACAGGGCTACACGCGCCGGCAGTATGAGTTCGACTGGCTGCTCTGTGACGGCATTCTCTACCTGCTGCTATTGCTTGTCTCCCTGCTTGCGCGACGCATCCGCACGGGCTGGATCAGCACGACAGTAGCGTTCGTGCTGACCGTGGTTGTCATCGCGCTCTTTACTAAGATCGGCTACAAGGACGCGAACCTGCTGTACAGCCGTTAGCTTGGACTCGCCGGACCAACTGCCGCTTCGCTAGCTCTATTGCCGCTTGCGGCAGCGTTACTGTCGAACGTAGATGCGATAGCTAGCCGTATGTTTTTTTGTAGTCGCCAGATGCGTGCGGTCCACGCGATAGTTTGCCAGGAGCCACTCGGCGAACGCCGGCCAGCGTTCCAGTTTCGTCAGGTCACGGTCATCCTGGTGCGGCCAGTTGTGCGCCGTCAGAACGATGACGCGTGGCGGATTCGCCTGCATCTCCCGCAGGAATCGCTGCTGGTATTCAGTAAGCACCGAAGACGCAGACTCGGGATACGGAAACAGCATGTGGTCGTTGACGAAGCCGGTAGTCTGCACCAGCCGCAGATCGTAAGCCGCGCCGATACATCCGCCCAGCGTCATGTCCAGGCACTGGAACTGTCCGCTAAGCGAGTGACCGCCCAGCGACTGCAAATCTGCAATCAGCGCCTGCTGCGTTCCATAGGGGTACTCGGCGTTGTCGCGGTTGTGCCAGAACTTGGCGGGCAGCCGTATTGCGCACAGGAACACGAACATCACCGCAGCCACTCGCACATCGAAACCGCGCATGGCGCGAGAGGCCCACGCCGTTGTCCAGACGCGCTGTGCCAGCACAAAACCTAGCACCGCGGCGCACAGCACAAACGGGTACACGTGATACGGGAAGCCCTTGCGCTGCACCAGGTACATCACCACGCCGCACGCCGCGCCTACCGCCAGCAGCAGATCCCGGAGGCGGAGCCAACTACGAGCGCGCACAAAGAGGTAGAGCACCAACGCCAGCGCGGCCAGCACCGGGTACAGCAACACCCCCAGCAGCATGCGGTGCCAGGTGGCGCGGTTCAGCGTTCCGTACCACGCACCCAATGTGCGCTCAGTGTGCAGAAATGCGTCGAACGCACCGGGCCAGTGCGCGAAGTACAGCACAGTGGCCAGCACCGGCGGCACTGCGCCAAGAAGCGACCACACCAGAACCGCGCGCCACCGATCGCGCATGTGCCACAGCACCATGGCAAGCAGAACTGCCGGCAGCAATATCGCGAACGGCTTGATCGCGCAGCACCATCCCGCCAGCGCGAAGCAGCCCGCCATCCATCGTGCATCGCGGCGATCCACGGCTTCGGCAGCGCAGGCCAGCGCCAGCAGCCACAGGCCGGCAATCAGCCAATCGCGTTCTGCAATGTCGAAAGCGGCGTCGTTCAGATGCAACGTCCAGGTGAACATGGCTCCGGCAATGCCGGCCATGCGATACCCGCGACCAGCGATCCACGCCGCACCTGCAACCGCGAGCAGGCCCATGAGGACGTCCCACCGCCACAGCCCGGCCGCGGTCGCGCCAAACACGTGCATGCCGAACCACTCGGTCATCAGCGCGCCCGGCAGATTCATTTCAATCATCCCGGTATACGGCGCGCGGCCCGATCCGACCATGAAGACGACATAGTGCAGGATGGCCGAATCGTGCACGATGGGCCATGTGCGCTCATACAGCACCAGCCGCAGCAGGAACGCGGCAAGCGGCACCATCGCCGCCCAGCGAGCGAGTACCGGCCAGGACGGAATGCGAAACGGCGATGCGTCCGGATGCGGCGGCGTCTGTCCCGCATCGCCGCGTGTCAGCGTTGACCTCGTCCCGGCGAGCACGTCAGCGTGCCTGCAGCGCGGCCTTTTCAAACCGCAGCATGGCGTCTTCGTTCCAGCGGTGGTCGTTGCTCCGCCAGCCGTTGCGGCCGTCGTCCATAAAGTTCGGGAAGTTGGATCGGCAGTAGCTCTCGCGCAGCTCAAAGTCCAGCAGCACCTGCGGCACACCATCCAGCCGCAGCGCCGCCCGCAGCCCATCCGCGGACCACTCAATGGTCACCAGTCGCTCGCGGTCGCCGTTTTCCTGCGAGCGCATCGCGTCGGTGTTGTACACCAGCATGGCGTCCATCACAGTCACGTCGAAATCGTCCTCAACCGTGGCGCGGTCGCCGTCGCAGGCGTAGCAGTATCCCGCCGCACCTTCGTCTTCAAAGACAACGCGCCACGGCAAGTCGCGCGCGGGCGAATAGCTGACCAGCTTCGCGCTGCCCACCCGAAAGTCGAGTGCATCCATACCTTCAGGGTAAAGCAGGCTGCGCTTGACAAGCGTGAGCAAGCCTATGCGCCTCTCCACCGCTGAAGCGAGCTCTCCAGCACAGGCGCGTAAACTGGTCAGAAGTCATTCGGAATGAGTTTTCGTTTCCACTTTGGACGTCCCCAACGTCTTGCCGCCCTGGTCCTTCTGCTGTTTCTGGGCGCGGCTCTGTTTACCATCGGTCGCGCTCCGCTGACCGAAAGCGACTACCGGTACGCCCTGTGCGGCCGCGAGATGTGGGAAAAGCCCTCGCCCGCGCTGGGCTACTTCACGACCTGCGGCAACATGCAGGGTGACGGCACCGCCGCCTACCGCGCCGCCGCTCTGCCCCTCACGCTTTACGTGCAGGTGTTGCGCTTCCAGGACTGGCGCGAGCGCCGGGCCGACGCCGCTAAACCGCCAGGCGAGCGGACCTATGTCGCTAACTCCGTGCAGGGCTCCGTCTACGATCTGCGGCATCAGATCTCCGGCCTGCAGTACCTGCTGCGAGTACCATTTGCGCTAGCCGCGATGGGCCTTGGCGCCAGCCTATGGTGGGTGTGCCGGCGCCAGTTTGGTAACGTTGCCGGCTTCTTCGCGTTGTGCCTGTACTGCGTCTTGCCGCCGGTGCTTGCCTCCGCCACCACGCCCAACAACGACATCCTCGCCGCGTGGGGTCTGTTCGCCACCATCTACACGGCGCTCGGCATTGCGCACGCCATGTACGGCCCCGCAGAGAAGTGGCGCCCGCGCATCGTGCTCTTTACCGTTGGGCTCGGTGTCACGTTGTGCGCGCACGTACTCGCTGGCGTGGTCGCGCTCTGCTTCGCGGCGCTGTTCATGCTGTATGTGGCGGAGCGGCGACGCACCCTGGTGCTGCCGCTGCTCATCGGCTCCGGCCTGGGCGCGCTGTGCATCGTGTTTGCCAGCTACGCCTTCCGGCTCGCCCCGTTCTTTTACGTCTTCACCGCGGGCGCGGCGCGCTTCACCGTCCAAACGGCAGCGGCGAAACTATTCTTCTCCGACTTCCGCAACCTTCCCCTTACGGCCACGCTGGCGCTGTGCCTGGTGCTGTACTTCGCCGTGCGCCGGTCGCGCTATTTCGGCAACACCGCTCCTCTGCTGGTTGCACTCGCCTTGTTGCCCATGCAAACCACGCAACTCGTCACATGGCCGCTGCTGTGGGCTGTGCCGTTCCTCCTTACCTTTGCCGCCGGCATCTTCGCCGACGCCCTGGAAACGCGACAGCGGAAGCTATACCTCCTCCTGGGTGGCGCCGTCATCGCGACGGAGACGCTGCTGGCCGTCACGGTCGTTCCGTCGCTGCACCAGTAGGCGAAGGTTCGCGCGCTCCCGTTTGCTTCGTTGCGTAAGAAGCGCCGAAATGGCGAAAGCAGCTCGGCAGAGAACGCTCCATTTCCGCAAAGGCTGCATCCAAACAGCAAATCCTATGCGTTCTGTCGTTGCGGTTCTTCTGCTGCCAGCTCTTCTGGTCACTCTTC contains:
- a CDS encoding DNA polymerase III subunit alpha, translated to MTKAEANRGYVELHSNSAFSFLEAASLPEALIHAAHDADLPAMALLDRNGFYGSPRFHTIAKDNKIKAHVGAEIAVPDLGMRLTPPSALPHQHRPEPARIPLLCTNQTAYQNLSQMITRFKMRQPGKCEGFAELDDLREFSNGLLCMTGGDEGPLWAALYRGGEAEGRRVVEDLTHIFGRHNVYIELQRHGSRHEEACNQAALRIAESLHLPVVATNGVRYATPYEREVLDIFTGIRHGCSLDEAGRLLQTNSQRHVRNAADMRKLFADIPEAVENTLLISQRLDFQLEDLGYTFPTYDTPNGEPMKQYLRKQVYNGIQTRYGPKRDSGLMERAKKQAERELKLIEKLGFEGYFLIVQDIVQHCKTNDILIQGRGSAANSVVCYALEITAIDPVGMNLLFERFLSESRNEWPDIDLDLPSGDRREQAIRHVYDTYGELGAAMTANVITYRGKSAAREVGKALGFDEETLGRLSGLIGQWEWRRKDETLGDNFRHAGFDLQHWRIAKYVELCERLQDLPRHLGQHSGGMVICKGHLNRFVPLERASMAGRSVVQWDKEDCGNLGLIKIDLLGLGMMAVMKDCLTLIPEHYGHKVDLAQLPPDDSEEMKPVWETLCKADTVGMFQVESRAQMASLPRNRPTRFYDIVVQVAIIRPGPIVGKMMHPYMRRRQKREEVSYPCEELKPVLERTLGVPLFQEQLLRMAMVVGDFSGAEAEELRKAVGMRRSWERLGELMAKLREGMTRRNLPEHTQEAIVGSIQGFALYGFPESHAASFALIAFASAYFKVKYLAAFTCAMLNNQPMGFYTPAVLVKDAQRHGLRVKHVDIQRSEVACTVEHEPCGSLSLRLGFNYVRSMKATVAQAIVEERDRNGLFGTTHDLAMRVPALRRSDLAQLGRIGALNSLEGVGHRRDALWQVEQCGRPAGPLLQHLEGDTETSPLLQMRTDERLVADYGGTGLTTDHHPMAYRRAELRSMGILSARDLKSRHTGEYVTAAGCVIARQRPGTALGFIFLSMEDETGISNVIVHPDLYERERVTVTQGKFLRVWGKLQNTDSVVHVKAETIEVLQTAPMAVRSHDFH
- a CDS encoding amidohydrolase family protein; translation: MHFPSYLLLRRALLATALVVAGCTATDPLAQAPAVSAREARVAQRLEAARNSPPALRAMLTAFPKGGDLHMHLSGAVYAETFIHEAAAENLCADPVKLLLLPNIGTTKSIPPRPVCAEGTVPAANALTNQKLYDALIDSFSMRTFVPTSGTSGHDQFFATFPRFSGLSKHNLPEWLDEVATRAAAQNEQYLEIMHTPDVVPVARLAAGATLDPANPEPFYQYLLAHGIRDLAKQATDEMQSAMQARREREHCDTAQAQPACQVQIRMLYQVLRALPLPTVFAQSVMAYEMGTAAANDPNYVGLNYVQPEDTLASMSQYSAEMHLLQFLQSKYKTQPRHARLSLHAGELTLGLVPPDGLRFHIREAIEIAGAERIGHGDDVAYETDAPALLREMAAKHVSVEINLSSNDGILGIRGADHPLAIYRAAGVPFHLSTDDEGVSRIDLTNEYVRAVTDQHLTYSALKQSARASLEHSFLHGDSLWSAPDRFTATRSGCPLPARSTDVPGSTCQTLFHSSDKALQQWELERRFIAFEESTLAQPAAYNGLASTSRAQGSQSGRNPSEAF
- a CDS encoding glycosyltransferase family 39 protein; the protein is MLAGTRSTLTRGDAGQTPPHPDASPFRIPSWPVLARWAAMVPLAAFLLRLVLYERTWPIVHDSAILHYVVFMVGSGRAPYTGMIEMNLPGALMTEWFGMHVFGATAAGLWRWDVLMGLLAVAGAAWIAGRGYRMAGIAGAMFTWTLHLNDAAFDIAERDWLIAGLWLLALACAAEAVDRRDARWMAGCFALAGWCCAIKPFAILLPAVLLAMVLWHMRDRWRAVLVWSLLGAVPPVLATVLYFAHWPGAFDAFLHTERTLGAWYGTLNRATWHRMLLGVLLYPVLAALALVLYLFVRARSWLRLRDLLLAVGAACGVVMYLVQRKGFPYHVYPFVLCAAVLGFVLAQRVWTTAWASRAMRGFDVRVAAVMFVFLCAIRLPAKFWHNRDNAEYPYGTQQALIADLQSLGGHSLSGQFQCLDMTLGGCIGAAYDLRLVQTTGFVNDHMLFPYPESASSVLTEYQQRFLREMQANPPRVIVLTAHNWPHQDDRDLTKLERWPAFAEWLLANYRVDRTHLATTKKHTASYRIYVRQ
- a CDS encoding DUF2251 domain-containing protein, whose translation is MDALDFRVGSAKLVSYSPARDLPWRVVFEDEGAAGYCYACDGDRATVEDDFDVTVMDAMLVYNTDAMRSQENGDRERLVTIEWSADGLRAALRLDGVPQVLLDFELRESYCRSNFPNFMDDGRNGWRSNDHRWNEDAMLRFEKAALQAR